In a single window of the Amia ocellicauda isolate fAmiCal2 chromosome 20, fAmiCal2.hap1, whole genome shotgun sequence genome:
- the trub1 gene encoding pseudouridylate synthase TRUB1, whose protein sequence is MAGSVASAAAAQKAAKLHSLNGLFAIYKKQGPTSADVLNTLKDKLLKEADLKQNSKKRKKQILKIGHGGTLDSSASGVLVVGIGKGTKMLGTMLAGSKKYTTVGELGKATDTLDATGTVTQEKAYDHITKEEFEEKLKKFTGNIMQVPPLYSALKKDGQRLSVLLKRGHEVEAKPARPVTVYNLSLTDFSPPLFTIDVECGGGFYVRSLVDDIGKELSSCAHVKELVRTKQGAFTLDEHVLQEDSWTIDRVAESIQECAHLLSPEPAFKKPRTDPCHTSDAGNGEAGDEKEQS, encoded by the exons ATGGCTGGAAGTGTTGCAAGCGCCGCTGCTGCCCAGAAAGCTGCAAAATTGCACTCTCTGAATGGACTATTTGCAATTTATAAGAAACAAGGACCGACGTCGGCGGATGTATTAAATACACTGAAGGACAAGCTTTTAAAAG AGGCTGATCTGAAACAGAACTCcaagaagaggaaaaaacaaatcctGAAGATCGGACATGGGGGGACTCTGGACAGCTCAGCTTCGGGGGTGCTAG TGGTTGGTATTGGAAAGGGAACAAAGATGCTTGGTACTATGCTGGCAGGTTCAAAG AAATACACCACAGTCGGTGAATTGGGCAAAGCAACAGACACTCTGGATGCCACTGGGACCGTCACACAGGAAAAGGCATACG ATCACATCACAAAGGAGGAATTTGAAGAGAAACTGAAGAAATTCACTGGAAACATAATGCAGGTTCCTCCACT ATACTCTGCGCTGAAGAAAGATGGCCAGAGGTTGTCCGTTCTGCTAAAGAGAGGCCATGAAGTGGAGGCCAAGCCAGCCAGACCAGTGACCGTTTACAACCTCTCCCTGACGGACTTCAGCCCTCCTCTCTTCACGATCG ATGTCGAATGTGGCGGCGGGTTTTACGTCAGGAGCTTGGTGGATGATATTGGCAAAG AGCTCTCCTCCTGCGCCCACGTAAAGGAGCTGGTGAGAACCAAGCAGGGCGCCTTCACACTGGACGAGCACGTCTTGCAGGAGGACAGCTGGACCATCGACCGAGTGGCAGAGTCCATCCAGGAGTGTGCCCACCTCCTCAGCCCAGAGCCCGCGTTCAAGAAACCCAGAACGGACCCGTGTCACACATCGGACGCTGGCAACGGAGAAGCAGGCGATGAGAAGGAGCAGTCGTAG